The following is a genomic window from Candidatus Micrarchaeia archaeon.
TAACAGTTGATGAATTTGAAGCTATTAGATTAGTTGATAATGAAAATATTGAACAGATTAAAGCTGCTGAAAAGATGGAAATATCACAGCCTACTTTGCATAGATTATTACATTCAGCGCATAATAAAATTGCTGATGCACTTTGCAATGGCAAAGCAATCAAGATTAAAGGAGGTGAATATATGACTGAAGAAAAAGGAGTACCAAAAAGAGACGGTTCAGGAAAAGGAATAAGAGCAAATAGAGGAAGAGGGGGATGTAATCCACCACAAGATAAAAATACAATACAAAATACTGAACAAAATATAAATAGAGGACAAGGTAGAGGATTAGGACCTTGTGGACGTGGATTTAGAAGAGGACAAAATAGAAGACTTGATTAATTGGGGGCATTTGCCTTCAAATTTATTTTATTTCTTTAATTAATCTCATTAATCAATGGTTTTGAATTCCACTATTCTTAAATTTTACATTTATTAAGTTATTATATAGTAAAACTCAACATCTCATTTATTAAATATAAAGCATCATCTATATCCTTAAGTGTACCATGATTATCTTTATACCCATCTAATTCCAAATAATATAAACTTTTTTCTAACTCTTCTTTAAATTAAATAAACTTATATCTTTTGCAAAAGAAGGATTTTCATATAAAATTCGGCAAGGAAACCAACACCTTTAGGTGTTGGAGGAATTGCCGAATTTGATATATTTACAACGAA
Proteins encoded in this region:
- a CDS encoding DUF134 domain-containing protein, translated to MVRPKRCRRVRCEPNVDYFKPSGVRIRDTDIIQLTVDEFEAIRLVDNENIEQIKAAEKMEISQPTLHRLLHSAHNKIADALCNGKAIKIKGGEYMTEEKGVPKRDGSGKGIRANRGRGGCNPPQDKNTIQNTEQNINRGQGRGLGPCGRGFRRGQNRRLD